One Desulfurella amilsii genomic region harbors:
- a CDS encoding type II secretion system protein: protein MKKLELETQAKKIKNQQGFTLVELLIVLAVIAVLAVLLLSAIPSFLDKQHATQDLKVANEIVGAVGKFQNDCGTEPTIIGGLYQSTYATASYTENGSDCTAQGLWHGPYLNSGAGTIATDGTYIEGAFGSSDQIKINIAQPTVNGASGVTQQDYVSFSGFNQSTAQYMSQKVNGNPNFGQAGSQFYATCSNKNNCTGYLVFNNYN from the coding sequence ATGAAGAAGTTGGAATTGGAAACGCAAGCAAAGAAAATTAAAAACCAGCAAGGTTTTACACTTGTTGAGTTATTGATTGTTTTAGCGGTTATTGCGGTTTTGGCAGTCTTGTTGCTGTCTGCTATACCATCTTTCTTGGATAAACAGCACGCAACACAGGATTTGAAAGTTGCCAATGAAATTGTCGGCGCAGTAGGTAAGTTTCAAAACGACTGCGGAACAGAACCTACAATAATCGGAGGGTTATATCAGTCAACATATGCTACCGCATCTTATACCGAAAACGGCAGTGATTGCACAGCACAAGGGTTGTGGCACGGACCATATTTAAACAGCGGAGCAGGCACAATAGCCACAGATGGAACTTATATTGAAGGTGCTTTTGGTTCGTCAGACCAAATAAAAATTAATATAGCACAGCCTACGGTAAACGGCGCATCTGGAGTTACACAGCAGGATTATGTATCATTTAGCGGCTTTAATCAGTCAACAGCTCAATATATGAGTCAAAAAGTAAATGGTAATCCCAACTTCGGACAAGCTGGTTCGCAATTTTATGCAACTTGTTCTAATAAAAACAATTGCACTGGTTATTTAGTATTCAATAATTACAATTAA